One part of the Thermococcus litoralis DSM 5473 genome encodes these proteins:
- a CDS encoding radical SAM protein, with amino-acid sequence MKIRASYGTAVVLGLKKGKMFAKPTTAYFMTYYEGRCLNNCAFCVQARESRADVEKLSRITWPAFELDEVVEKLKSSKFARICLQTIDYPNLREDVLKILKAFYPLGLPVSLSITPVDKKSLRDFQKLGVDYIGVGIDAASERVYNKVKDSMYSWEDMWRFVEEVIDVFGKGKAFVHLIFGLGESEEEFLQAVQRVYDSKAKVSIFAFTPIKGTILENKAPPDPNRYRLMQIGVYLIENKIARVEEFKFESGMLVDFGLSKEELLKVLDESAFMTHGCPGCNRPYYNEKPSKEPYNFPVRPEKRQFERLLNRLFNE; translated from the coding sequence ATGAAAATAAGGGCTTCATACGGAACTGCAGTTGTCTTGGGACTTAAGAAGGGAAAAATGTTTGCAAAGCCCACAACGGCGTATTTTATGACCTATTATGAGGGGAGATGCCTGAACAATTGTGCCTTTTGTGTTCAGGCTAGAGAGAGCAGGGCAGATGTAGAAAAGCTTTCGAGAATAACTTGGCCTGCATTTGAGTTGGATGAAGTTGTGGAAAAATTAAAAAGTTCAAAATTTGCGAGAATATGTCTGCAAACTATAGATTATCCGAATTTAAGGGAAGACGTCTTAAAGATTCTAAAAGCTTTTTACCCATTGGGTCTTCCAGTTTCTCTCTCGATAACTCCTGTTGACAAAAAGTCTCTTAGAGATTTTCAAAAGCTTGGAGTGGACTATATTGGTGTAGGGATAGATGCGGCAAGTGAGAGGGTGTATAACAAGGTGAAAGATTCCATGTACTCCTGGGAGGATATGTGGCGGTTTGTTGAGGAGGTTATTGATGTTTTTGGCAAGGGGAAGGCATTTGTCCATCTAATCTTTGGATTGGGCGAGAGCGAAGAGGAGTTTTTACAAGCAGTTCAAAGAGTGTATGATTCAAAGGCTAAGGTTTCAATTTTTGCATTTACCCCAATTAAAGGGACTATACTAGAAAACAAGGCCCCTCCAGACCCAAATAGGTACAGGTTGATGCAAATTGGGGTTTATTTAATTGAAAACAAGATCGCAAGGGTCGAAGAGTTTAAGTTTGAGAGTGGAATGCTAGTAGATTTCGGTCTTTCCAAAGAGGAGCTCCTGAAGGTTCTCGACGAGAGTGCATTCATGACTCACGGCTGCCCCGGATGTAATCGACCCTATTACAACGAGAAGCCTAGTAAAGAGCCCTATAACTTTCCGGTAAGGCCTGAAAAGAGACAGTTTGAAAGATTATTGAATAGGCTATTCAATGAGTGA
- a CDS encoding 4Fe-4S dicluster domain-containing protein, giving the protein MRRMLHVDYSLCIGCETCQSVCEFLHHGKPNIRIYYTMSGLPIPINCRHCEKAPCIEICPAGAIFRDHDGAVIIDPHKCIGCFMCLAVCPFGVPSFDVKVKAITKCDMCADRRELGMEPACKEMCPAEAIFFGKPEEVEDRVRRRTAEKIARERISTEAFESVGKML; this is encoded by the coding sequence ATGAGAAGAATGCTCCATGTTGACTACAGTCTCTGCATTGGGTGCGAGACCTGCCAGAGCGTTTGCGAGTTCCTCCACCATGGGAAGCCCAACATAAGGATTTACTACACCATGAGCGGTCTTCCAATCCCCATAAACTGCCGCCACTGTGAGAAAGCTCCTTGTATAGAGATCTGCCCTGCAGGGGCGATATTCAGAGACCATGATGGTGCAGTGATAATAGATCCCCACAAGTGTATTGGATGCTTTATGTGTCTCGCAGTATGTCCGTTTGGAGTGCCGAGCTTTGATGTCAAGGTTAAAGCGATCACAAAATGCGACATGTGTGCGGACAGACGTGAGCTCGGCATGGAGCCAGCATGCAAGGAGATGTGCCCTGCTGAAGCAATATTCTTTGGAAAGCCGGAGGAAGTCGAAGATAGGGTTAGAAGGAGGACTGCGGAGAAGATAGCAAGGGAAAGGATTTCAACAGAAGCATTCGAAAGCGTCGGGAAGATGCTTTAA
- a CDS encoding proton-conducting transporter transmembrane domain-containing protein, producing MNTLILPTIPMAFAFALPVLSQVLKGNRKFVNAYAIIVTGLTFVLSLDVFRTAYSSEKPLIYTFGGWNAPIGIIYEVDKFGALFALTTSFLMFIITFYSIRYLERETGVEWYYTLYLGLEAGLLGIFLTGDAFNLFVMLEVTAVAAYGLVMFYTEEGYPAYSGVRYAIISSIGTTFYFLALGLLYYGFGTVNFADLAAKARGYPFPVSEVAGNFLMTFALAMALITWAFTIKSAIVPNHFWLPGAHSSAPSPISAVLSGLVVNAGIYGLARFTWLFTGISEFENAVNVVSTIMIGLGAVSALLASLAMTAHDDVKRIVAYSTILHMGYLAMAVGLRTEIGTKAMIFHMLNHSLGKALLFLAVGIFIHEAGSRKLQDLAGLGKRMPLTTVSLAIATISLVGLPPTNVFFSKLVLYYAYLEKSVALVVVLVLSSVFALVSYMKMLYWLWIKKTENNTEVKEPKSMVAVLLLLAVLCLAIGILSPLIIEKVIDPATVQALDVDGYIQAAINVLGGK from the coding sequence ATGAACACACTGATACTCCCCACGATTCCAATGGCGTTTGCGTTTGCGCTCCCTGTATTATCCCAAGTACTTAAGGGCAACAGGAAGTTCGTCAATGCCTATGCTATTATAGTAACGGGGTTAACGTTCGTGTTGAGCCTTGACGTCTTCAGGACAGCGTACTCCTCAGAAAAGCCGCTGATCTACACCTTCGGTGGGTGGAATGCCCCGATAGGCATAATATATGAGGTAGACAAGTTTGGGGCACTGTTCGCACTCACAACGTCATTCCTTATGTTCATCATAACGTTCTACTCGATCAGGTACCTTGAGCGCGAGACTGGCGTCGAGTGGTACTACACACTCTACCTCGGGCTTGAGGCTGGGCTCCTAGGAATATTCCTCACCGGAGACGCGTTCAACCTCTTCGTAATGCTCGAGGTCACAGCAGTCGCTGCTTATGGGCTTGTGATGTTCTACACGGAGGAAGGCTACCCAGCATACTCCGGTGTTAGGTACGCCATCATAAGCTCCATCGGAACGACCTTTTATTTCTTGGCGCTTGGCCTGCTCTACTACGGCTTCGGCACGGTGAACTTTGCAGATCTTGCAGCGAAGGCAAGAGGCTACCCGTTTCCGGTGTCTGAGGTTGCTGGCAACTTCCTGATGACGTTCGCCCTCGCAATGGCACTCATAACGTGGGCATTTACTATAAAATCGGCAATCGTGCCCAACCACTTCTGGCTTCCGGGGGCACACTCCTCGGCACCATCCCCAATATCGGCAGTCCTGAGTGGCCTTGTAGTTAATGCAGGAATTTACGGCCTGGCAAGGTTCACATGGCTGTTCACGGGAATTTCAGAATTCGAAAACGCTGTGAACGTTGTTTCGACGATAATGATAGGACTTGGGGCGGTATCGGCACTGCTGGCTTCCTTAGCAATGACTGCACACGACGACGTCAAGAGGATCGTCGCCTACTCAACAATCCTCCACATGGGGTATCTCGCAATGGCGGTCGGTCTGAGGACCGAAATCGGAACCAAGGCGATGATCTTTCACATGCTCAATCACTCACTGGGTAAGGCGCTCCTCTTCCTTGCCGTTGGCATTTTCATTCACGAAGCTGGGAGCAGAAAACTCCAAGATCTCGCTGGACTCGGCAAGAGGATGCCTCTAACCACGGTAAGCCTCGCCATAGCGACGATATCCCTCGTCGGCCTTCCACCGACCAACGTGTTCTTCAGCAAGCTCGTGCTCTACTATGCCTACCTGGAGAAGAGCGTGGCCCTGGTAGTTGTCCTTGTGCTCTCAAGCGTCTTTGCCCTCGTGAGCTACATGAAGATGCTCTACTGGCTCTGGATCAAGAAGACAGAGAACAACACCGAGGTGAAAGAACCCAAGAGCATGGTGGCAGTGCTACTGTTGCTCGCCGTGCTGTGCCTTGCGATTGGAATCCTCTCGCCGCTGATAATCGAAAAAGTAATTGATCCTGCTACAGTGCAAGCCCTTGACGTTGATGGATACATACAGGCGGCCATAAATGTCCTAGGAGGGAAGTGA
- a CDS encoding MnhB domain-containing protein: MRKFITLSIILLAVMAGAYYISPHLAPKTELNPLGEFYLRNSYFGEYSAGSPEVVTAILWDYRGLDTYFETAVLFMAIIGAVSIFRNMPSVSFHPHGLTSITRTGVKIVGLITFIAAATTMFHGHITPGGGFQGGSMLAVVPLLVIVAFSKKALEKAGLTKERALVIRTIGLLTIAIVAFFPLLVGGYFMQNLPVYPRELYGMLISGSLFLFNMAEFLAVGAGFTIIFLLLSNPEGGNEA; the protein is encoded by the coding sequence GTGAGGAAGTTCATAACACTCTCCATCATCCTGCTCGCGGTCATGGCTGGGGCATATTACATCTCCCCACATCTGGCCCCCAAGACGGAGCTAAACCCACTTGGTGAGTTTTACCTTAGAAACAGCTACTTCGGGGAATACTCTGCCGGTTCACCTGAAGTTGTGACCGCGATCCTCTGGGATTACAGAGGGCTTGACACATACTTTGAGACCGCCGTGCTGTTCATGGCAATAATCGGTGCAGTATCAATCTTCAGGAACATGCCCAGCGTGAGCTTCCATCCCCACGGCCTGACTAGCATCACAAGAACCGGAGTGAAGATAGTGGGCTTAATCACGTTCATAGCGGCCGCCACGACCATGTTCCACGGTCACATAACGCCTGGAGGAGGCTTCCAAGGCGGTTCAATGCTCGCTGTGGTGCCCCTTCTGGTGATAGTTGCGTTCTCTAAGAAGGCCCTTGAAAAGGCAGGGCTCACCAAGGAGAGGGCCCTTGTCATAAGAACAATAGGCCTCCTCACAATAGCCATCGTCGCGTTTTTCCCCCTCCTTGTGGGTGGATACTTCATGCAAAACCTACCGGTGTATCCGAGAGAGCTTTACGGAATGCTTATCAGCGGAAGCCTGTTCCTCTTCAACATGGCGGAGTTCTTAGCAGTCGGAGCAGGGTTCACAATAATATTCTTGCTCCTTTCAAACCCAGAAGGGGGGAACGAAGCATGA
- a CDS encoding MFS transporter encodes MQRKLLLLLSLGWIFNYAHRMAIPPLIPLIKEELAITNAQAGLLMTSLLLPYALIQVPAGYFGDKLGRKKLVVISIVGYSLASSLIIFARQYWHLIAIRALYGVFAGLYYAPATALISEIYREKKGSALGVFMVGPPIGSAIAPAIVIPIALALEWRYSFLVLSLMSLTVGLALMLIIKGEVKQVERPKFTVPKEVFSLSVMNFIVLAAFFGMLTFLPDFFVNKGRSVEEASFYFSLLSIVGIFGSIAGGGVYDRIRETSLFSVLALNAFLSFLLVKTAYPLLVLLLGLFFYSVGPIVTAYTSEHASEENLGTVMGFVNMMGFLGATAGPYFIGLLIDTAGYEIAFYLISGMYLGGLLTLLFGRTAPVFKVKNGGK; translated from the coding sequence ATGCAGAGAAAACTTCTCTTACTGCTCTCTCTTGGGTGGATATTCAACTATGCCCACCGAATGGCTATCCCTCCCCTTATCCCACTAATCAAAGAAGAGTTAGCTATAACAAACGCTCAGGCTGGGCTTCTAATGACATCCCTTCTTCTTCCCTACGCCTTGATTCAAGTTCCAGCTGGTTATTTTGGGGACAAACTCGGAAGAAAAAAGCTTGTAGTTATCAGCATTGTTGGTTATTCGTTAGCAAGCTCCTTGATTATTTTCGCCCGGCAATACTGGCATCTTATTGCCATTAGAGCCCTCTATGGGGTTTTTGCTGGTCTCTACTACGCTCCAGCAACTGCCCTTATAAGCGAGATTTACAGGGAGAAAAAAGGTTCCGCATTGGGTGTTTTTATGGTTGGGCCTCCAATAGGAAGCGCCATTGCTCCAGCAATTGTTATTCCAATAGCATTAGCCTTAGAGTGGAGGTATTCGTTTTTAGTTCTCTCGCTTATGAGCTTAACAGTTGGACTAGCCCTTATGCTGATAATCAAGGGAGAAGTAAAGCAAGTTGAACGGCCAAAGTTTACGGTGCCTAAGGAGGTGTTCAGCTTAAGTGTTATGAACTTCATAGTACTAGCAGCCTTTTTTGGAATGCTGACTTTTCTTCCAGATTTCTTTGTAAACAAAGGCAGAAGTGTAGAAGAAGCTTCCTTTTACTTCTCTCTCCTCTCGATAGTGGGGATTTTTGGCTCTATTGCTGGAGGAGGTGTGTATGATAGGATTAGAGAAACTAGTCTCTTCTCTGTTCTCGCTCTAAATGCTTTCTTGTCTTTTCTGTTGGTGAAAACGGCATATCCTCTGCTGGTTTTGTTATTGGGATTGTTTTTCTACTCCGTTGGTCCGATAGTTACCGCTTATACAAGTGAACATGCAAGTGAGGAAAACCTTGGCACAGTAATGGGTTTTGTGAACATGATGGGGTTTTTGGGAGCAACCGCTGGCCCGTATTTTATAGGCCTTTTGATCGATACTGCAGGTTATGAAATAGCGTTTTATTTAATTTCGGGGATGTATTTAGGGGGTTTGCTAACCCTGCTATTTGGGAGAACTGCTCCAGTTTTTAAAGTGAAAAATGGAGGAAAATAG
- a CDS encoding FAD-dependent oxidoreductase produces MNGMRFAFLCREKPHPTGRKICIIGAGPAGLSATGYLVCHGHEVHVYDKLPEPGGLMLFGIPEFRIPIYRVREGYKELENVFEVKFYPNTKVSFGEETEEGDDFVTNVVKFDELVEKYDAILISTGTWNSVIPHIEGAELAGVFPALGYLFKIKSAKLGHLSWDNVPPVEGKRVMVIGAGHTAVDAAMESLLLGAEKVYMSYRRTIREAPAGAYEINLLKKRGVKWLELTVPVRIIGESGKVKAIELQKCRLSEPDESGRRKPVPVEGSNFQIDVDYVIFAVGQSPTPPKGANIAVDNKGRIIVDARHMTSIEGVFAAGDVVTGPSKVGRAVLDGLLAAESMHHWLMGVKE; encoded by the coding sequence ATGAATGGAATGAGATTTGCGTTCCTATGTAGAGAAAAGCCCCACCCAACTGGCAGAAAAATTTGTATAATCGGCGCAGGGCCCGCTGGACTCAGTGCCACGGGCTACTTGGTCTGCCACGGCCACGAAGTTCATGTTTACGATAAACTCCCAGAGCCTGGAGGGCTGATGCTCTTTGGCATTCCCGAGTTTAGAATTCCAATCTACCGCGTCAGGGAAGGATATAAAGAACTCGAAAACGTGTTCGAAGTCAAATTTTACCCGAACACCAAAGTGAGCTTTGGAGAAGAGACCGAGGAGGGAGATGACTTCGTTACTAACGTAGTGAAATTTGACGAGCTCGTTGAAAAATACGACGCAATTCTAATCTCAACCGGAACCTGGAATTCAGTAATCCCACATATCGAGGGTGCTGAGCTTGCAGGAGTTTTCCCTGCTTTGGGATACCTCTTCAAAATAAAGAGCGCCAAACTCGGTCATCTGAGCTGGGACAATGTGCCCCCAGTGGAAGGGAAAAGAGTAATGGTTATCGGAGCAGGTCATACCGCAGTTGACGCGGCGATGGAGAGCCTCCTTCTTGGTGCTGAGAAGGTTTACATGAGCTACAGAAGGACAATAAGAGAAGCGCCTGCAGGGGCCTATGAGATAAACCTCCTAAAAAAGCGGGGTGTCAAGTGGCTTGAGCTGACAGTACCAGTTCGCATTATTGGAGAGAGTGGCAAAGTTAAAGCGATTGAACTTCAAAAGTGCAGGCTCAGCGAGCCTGACGAGAGCGGGAGGAGAAAACCGGTGCCAGTTGAAGGGTCAAACTTCCAGATTGATGTTGACTACGTGATATTTGCAGTGGGGCAAAGCCCAACACCTCCAAAGGGAGCAAACATAGCTGTAGATAACAAGGGGAGGATAATAGTTGATGCAAGACACATGACTAGCATAGAGGGAGTGTTCGCTGCAGGAGACGTTGTCACTGGACCCTCAAAAGTTGGAAGGGCTGTTTTAGATGGCCTCTTAGCTGCAGAAAGCATGCACCACTGGCTTATGGGGGTGAAAGAATGA
- a CDS encoding isoaspartyl peptidase/L-asparaginase family protein has protein sequence MVAIIVHGGAGTIKNEDRIPKVLEGVREAVLAGWKELKRGSALDAVEEAIKVLEDNPLFNAGTGSVLTLDGKVEMDAAIMRSNLEAGAVASIWGVKNPISVARKVMEKTDHVLLAGEGAVKFARLMGFEEYNPITEERIEQWKKLRQKLLEEGNIPHWRKISELIREYPEVLRSTVGAVAFDGQEIIAGTSTGGVFLKMFGRVGDTPIIGAGTYANEFAGASCTGLGEVAIKLSLAKTATDFVRFGLNAQKASEAAIELATKYFGKDNMGIIMVDREGNIGFAKNTKHMSVAYMKDDMESPGVEI, from the coding sequence ATGGTTGCGATTATTGTTCATGGTGGTGCCGGCACAATAAAAAACGAGGACAGGATTCCCAAAGTCCTTGAAGGAGTTAGGGAGGCTGTTTTAGCAGGTTGGAAAGAATTAAAACGGGGTTCTGCTCTGGATGCCGTTGAAGAAGCTATCAAAGTATTAGAGGACAACCCATTATTCAACGCTGGGACGGGTAGTGTTTTAACCTTGGATGGGAAAGTGGAGATGGATGCCGCTATTATGCGTTCCAATCTTGAAGCTGGTGCAGTCGCGAGCATATGGGGAGTTAAAAATCCTATAAGCGTGGCAAGAAAGGTTATGGAAAAAACTGATCACGTTCTCCTTGCTGGAGAAGGAGCGGTTAAGTTTGCCCGTTTGATGGGATTTGAAGAGTATAATCCCATAACCGAGGAGAGAATTGAACAGTGGAAGAAGCTCAGACAAAAGCTCCTAGAAGAGGGAAACATCCCACATTGGAGAAAGATCAGTGAACTGATACGGGAATACCCCGAAGTTTTAAGGAGTACTGTTGGGGCGGTTGCCTTTGATGGGCAAGAGATAATAGCCGGCACTTCTACAGGGGGAGTTTTCTTGAAAATGTTTGGAAGAGTTGGTGATACCCCGATAATAGGAGCCGGGACTTATGCTAATGAATTTGCTGGAGCTTCATGCACTGGACTTGGGGAAGTCGCCATAAAGCTTTCTCTTGCAAAAACCGCTACAGACTTTGTTAGGTTCGGATTGAACGCACAAAAAGCTAGTGAAGCTGCAATAGAACTTGCAACGAAGTATTTTGGGAAAGACAACATGGGAATAATCATGGTTGATAGAGAGGGGAACATAGGCTTTGCTAAAAATACCAAGCACATGAGTGTTGCATATATGAAAGACGACATGGAAAGTCCAGGAGTGGAGATTTAG
- a CDS encoding Na+/H+ antiporter subunit E → MRFLPVTLLAFVLYIVITGSATPYDIATGAVTALVAGLLFGKYLVKNPKKALNPARWVAMIVYFIKYITIIELKAHLDVIKRVITGDTNPGIIKVPITVKDEYARFLVANSITNTPGTVTVYMDEKYAYVNWINVKTRDPDEARKEILEDFEKHAKRIFER, encoded by the coding sequence ATGAGGTTCCTGCCGGTGACGTTGCTTGCGTTCGTGCTTTACATCGTAATAACGGGCTCGGCCACACCATACGACATTGCAACAGGGGCAGTAACAGCCCTAGTCGCAGGCCTACTCTTCGGCAAATACCTGGTGAAAAACCCCAAGAAAGCTCTCAACCCGGCAAGATGGGTGGCCATGATAGTTTACTTCATCAAGTATATCACTATAATCGAGCTCAAGGCTCACTTGGATGTCATAAAGCGGGTGATCACCGGAGATACAAACCCAGGTATTATTAAGGTCCCCATTACAGTGAAGGACGAATACGCTAGGTTTCTGGTCGCCAACTCAATAACGAACACGCCAGGAACCGTGACGGTGTACATGGACGAGAAATACGCCTACGTCAACTGGATAAACGTGAAGACGAGAGACCCGGATGAGGCCAGGAAAGAAATCCTTGAGGATTTCGAAAAACACGCAAAGAGGATTTTTGAGAGGTGA
- a CDS encoding serine/threonine-protein kinase RIO2, whose translation MVSKLLALEVYPNLKDLDFRVLRGVELNMRHYEWVPLEVIAKFSRVDIETASYRLGKLDNWGLVRRRSDIGYIGYQLTIHGYDALAIRAFAQKGIIKAISQTQIGVGKEADVYVGITPNEEKVAVKFNRIGRTSFTRIKLYRPDFIDKRHISWLYISRLVAQREYEALQLLSPIAKVPKPLAWNRHAIVMEFIEGIELVELADTDLTKDEASEILDKVLEEYKKIVEFGIIHSDMSLYNIVLKKDGDILIIDWPQYLTTAFPDAKYYLERDLRVLLNSFKRKWRVEKDWNEVWKEFEDAFKKSLKEA comes from the coding sequence ATGGTAAGTAAACTTCTTGCACTCGAAGTATATCCAAATCTTAAGGATCTCGATTTTAGGGTACTCAGAGGGGTAGAGCTTAATATGCGCCATTATGAGTGGGTGCCCCTCGAGGTAATAGCAAAATTTTCCCGAGTGGATATTGAAACTGCCTCCTATCGCCTAGGGAAACTCGACAATTGGGGACTCGTGAGGAGAAGAAGTGATATAGGCTACATAGGCTACCAGCTCACAATACATGGATACGATGCCTTGGCAATAAGGGCATTTGCTCAAAAGGGGATAATTAAGGCAATAAGCCAAACACAAATTGGGGTAGGGAAAGAGGCAGATGTTTATGTCGGGATAACTCCAAATGAAGAGAAAGTAGCTGTTAAATTTAATCGGATAGGAAGAACAAGCTTCACAAGGATAAAGCTCTATAGGCCTGATTTTATCGATAAAAGGCATATATCATGGCTCTACATTTCAAGACTCGTTGCCCAAAGAGAGTATGAGGCTCTTCAACTCTTGAGCCCAATAGCCAAAGTTCCAAAACCCCTTGCATGGAACAGGCATGCGATTGTTATGGAATTTATAGAAGGGATTGAGCTTGTAGAGCTTGCAGACACCGATTTGACAAAAGATGAGGCATCAGAAATATTAGACAAAGTTCTGGAAGAGTACAAAAAGATAGTCGAGTTTGGGATAATTCATTCTGATATGAGCCTTTACAACATAGTTCTTAAAAAGGATGGGGATATACTAATAATAGACTGGCCCCAATACTTAACAACGGCTTTCCCCGATGCCAAGTATTATCTGGAAAGGGATTTAAGGGTGCTCCTAAACTCGTTTAAACGAAAATGGCGGGTAGAAAAAGATTGGAATGAAGTCTGGAAGGAATTTGAGGATGCCTTTAAAAAGAGCTTAAAAGAGGCGTAA
- a CDS encoding MFS transporter: MKRKDLWLLHFSTLFFFLGYILVAPLISPLAITFGASPFLVGFVASVSSIFAFVLKPVGGILGDKGKSFEVMMIGTILGAVAGGFYLLSFFMRSLTIFAIGRAVHGAASAFFFPSSLSTAINLAPKGRVGETLGWRETMFSLSQLIGPAVGGLVADYFGFHSAFVLAILFSLVGFLFVSNAYREVRAKIPVKESEEKKGSYRDLVNLSFVGASISLFFMVFAYSGMYTFLPAYYKILGLGTSIFGIYASIMGGFSLLTRVFGGREADKRGPIPVASSGLLLITSAYVALFLYLLPPEAYLSAVILGMGFGLAVPSLQMLALANLPKNIRGIGSSVYTMFFDLGYLSGPLALGYLAEIEGYEGIFLFLPMLTFLSLSNLILLKMLGRKRP, translated from the coding sequence ATGAAAAGAAAAGACTTATGGCTTCTTCATTTTTCGACACTTTTCTTCTTCTTGGGATATATCCTAGTGGCACCTCTAATTTCTCCCCTTGCCATAACGTTTGGTGCTAGTCCATTCTTAGTTGGCTTCGTAGCTTCAGTGTCTTCAATATTCGCCTTTGTACTAAAGCCCGTGGGAGGTATCTTGGGAGACAAGGGGAAAAGTTTCGAGGTAATGATGATAGGGACGATTCTTGGTGCTGTTGCAGGGGGATTCTATCTCCTCTCATTCTTCATGCGAAGTTTGACTATTTTTGCCATAGGGAGAGCGGTTCATGGTGCTGCATCGGCGTTTTTCTTTCCCTCCTCTCTCTCAACAGCCATAAACCTAGCCCCTAAAGGAAGAGTCGGGGAGACTTTGGGGTGGAGAGAAACTATGTTCTCTCTGAGCCAGCTCATTGGTCCAGCTGTAGGAGGACTAGTTGCAGATTACTTCGGATTTCATTCAGCTTTTGTTCTTGCAATCTTGTTTTCTTTAGTGGGCTTCCTATTTGTCTCAAATGCATATAGGGAAGTTAGGGCCAAGATACCGGTCAAAGAAAGCGAAGAAAAGAAGGGTTCTTACAGGGATTTGGTTAACCTCTCTTTCGTTGGTGCTTCGATTTCGCTGTTCTTTATGGTCTTCGCCTATAGTGGTATGTACACGTTTCTTCCAGCATACTATAAGATCCTTGGATTGGGCACGAGTATCTTTGGAATATACGCGAGTATCATGGGTGGTTTTAGCCTTCTCACAAGGGTTTTTGGTGGGAGGGAAGCGGATAAAAGGGGGCCAATTCCAGTAGCTTCTTCTGGATTGCTCCTAATAACATCTGCTTATGTTGCCTTGTTCCTCTACCTCTTGCCTCCCGAAGCATATCTAAGCGCTGTTATTCTGGGAATGGGATTCGGGTTAGCCGTTCCCTCTCTTCAAATGCTGGCTTTAGCTAATCTTCCAAAGAATATAAGGGGAATAGGTTCGAGTGTCTATACAATGTTTTTTGATTTGGGCTACCTTTCTGGACCTTTGGCCCTTGGTTATCTGGCGGAAATTGAGGGGTATGAGGGGATATTCCTTTTCCTCCCTATGCTAACATTTTTATCTCTGTCTAACCTCATATTGCTCAAGATGCTGGGGAGGAAAAGACCATGA
- a CDS encoding Na+/H+ antiporter subunit C, with protein sequence MMFAFALIVSSIVAIIIISLYGVAVRPNLVKKIICLGIFSDIINVAVILLGYRDVKRPLPPVLTDYSQKGVEELVKGAVDPLPQALTITAIVIGLAITVLMAYGAIHIQRKYGTVDVRKLSRWEE encoded by the coding sequence ATGATGTTTGCCTTCGCGTTGATAGTGAGCAGCATAGTCGCGATTATCATAATCTCTCTGTACGGTGTAGCGGTGAGACCAAACCTAGTGAAGAAGATAATCTGTCTGGGCATATTCTCCGACATCATCAACGTGGCGGTCATACTTCTTGGGTACCGTGACGTCAAAAGACCCCTTCCACCAGTACTCACGGACTACTCGCAGAAGGGCGTTGAGGAGCTCGTTAAGGGGGCAGTAGATCCGCTTCCACAGGCCCTCACCATTACAGCAATAGTCATTGGGCTCGCAATAACCGTACTTATGGCCTATGGTGCAATCCACATCCAGAGGAAGTACGGCACTGTGGACGTTAGAAAGCTTTCGAGGTGGGAAGAATGA